A stretch of Paludisphaera borealis DNA encodes these proteins:
- a CDS encoding biotin--[acetyl-CoA-carboxylase] ligase: MSEWPFVKEIWSFDELGSTSTVARSMVAGGAGELPFAVWARRQTRGRGQRQNAWWSDEGSLTFTLALDPAAYDLRLDQEPRLALATAVSLIEAVAALGLVDPGVGVRWPNDVEIGARKIGGILPERVETEKGDRILIGVGFNVATRTDLAPPAVERMATSLSALQPEPLSPEAVPVFLAAFLRRFPIDLSRLAADDPGLAAEWARLDLLLGRPIRVALGPRTLLGTARGIDPQGALLVDDGREVHQLFGGQVLRDR, encoded by the coding sequence ATGAGCGAATGGCCGTTCGTCAAGGAAATCTGGAGCTTCGACGAGCTGGGGTCGACCAGCACGGTCGCGCGGTCGATGGTCGCGGGCGGGGCGGGCGAGCTGCCGTTCGCGGTCTGGGCGCGGCGGCAGACGCGGGGGCGCGGGCAGCGGCAGAACGCGTGGTGGTCCGACGAGGGCTCGCTGACGTTCACCCTGGCCCTCGACCCCGCCGCCTACGACCTGCGGCTCGACCAGGAGCCCCGGCTCGCGCTGGCGACGGCCGTCAGCCTGATTGAAGCCGTCGCCGCTCTGGGCCTGGTCGACCCCGGCGTCGGCGTCCGCTGGCCGAACGACGTTGAGATCGGCGCGCGGAAGATCGGCGGCATCCTCCCGGAGCGGGTCGAGACCGAAAAGGGGGACCGGATCTTGATCGGCGTCGGGTTCAACGTGGCGACCAGGACCGACCTCGCCCCCCCCGCCGTCGAGCGGATGGCGACCTCGCTGAGCGCGCTCCAGCCCGAACCGCTGTCGCCCGAGGCCGTCCCGGTCTTCCTCGCCGCGTTCCTGAGACGGTTTCCGATCGACCTTTCCCGGCTGGCCGCCGACGACCCCGGCCTCGCCGCCGAATGGGCCCGCCTCGACCTCCTGCTCGGCCGACCGATCCGGGTGGCCCTCGGCCCTCGCACCCTGCTGGGCACCGCCCGAGGGATCGACCCCCAGGGCGCCCTGCTCGTCGACGACGGCCGGGAAGTTCATCAGCTCTTCGGCGGCCAGGTCCTCCGCGACCGCTGA
- a CDS encoding pyruvate carboxylase → MTPFRTLMVANRGEIAIRIFRSAHELGIRTIAVYSHEDRFALHRLKADEAYQVGKAGEPIRSYLDIASIVNLASEKGVEAIHPGYGFLSENAEFARACADAGIVFVGPTPEILDKLGDKVAARALAKQAGVPVLEGSEPLVPGDDARKTAAAMGFPVIVKASMGGGGRGMRVVEKAENFDDALEQARREALAAFGCADAFIEKFIRKAKHIEVQLLGDKHGGLVHLFERDCSIQRRHQKVIEIAPSFNLDESLRQAICDAAIKIGRAVGYENAGTVEFLVDDETGTFYFIEVNPRLQVEHTVTEIVTGVDLVKSQILIAQGEPLSNPAIGIDGQDSVHTSGYAIQCRITTEDPTNNFMPDYGRITHYRSSGGPGLRLDGGSATSGAIITPFYDSLLVKVSAYARRFEDAASKMERALQEYRIRGVKTNIPFLLNVITNPEFLAGRCTTRFIDSTPELFQFEARRDRATKLLSYAADVVVNGFPGVKRDASRVLPTEPAIPAYNHGETIPDGSRQRFKAMGPEGFSKWIRDQKPLLVTDTSFRDAHQSLLATRLRTRDMLRIAEVYAHRLPQLFSIEMWGGATFDTSMRFLKEDPWERLAALRERIPNILFQMLFRGSNAVGYTSYPDNVVTEFVKESTASGIDLFRVFDSLNWVPNMAHAIEAIRQAGGLCEAAICYTGDLLDARRPKYDLKYYVSMAKDLEKRGANLIAVKDMAGLCKPYAAVKLVETLRQEVGLPIHFHTHDIGGAQAASVLMSAAVGLDVADGAVASMSGLTSQPSLNAIVESLRFTDRDTGVDHQTLIDVSRYWEEVRKLYAPFESGPKSSAADLYDLEMPGGQYTNLYQQAAGLGLAPRWIEVCNAYTEVNQMFGDIVKVTPSSKVVGDMALFLVANNLTPDDVVDPDRELAFPDSVVEFMEGRLGQPPGGFPPALQERILKGRPPLTDRPGANLPPADFEATRAKVAELKGDVEAADVSNRDVLSYLIYPRVYPDLVTHEQTYSDTSVLPTPLFFYGAEAGEENAFEIEPGKTLIVKLLAVGEPHADGKRTVFFELNGQPREVETTDRSLASSVIETPKADPNDPLQIGAPLPGLIVRVSVAVGDPVRKGQKLFSIEAMKMETTVTADRAGRVVELPATVGLQVKAGDLLLKLAES, encoded by the coding sequence ATGACTCCGTTTCGCACGTTGATGGTCGCCAATCGGGGCGAGATCGCCATCCGCATCTTCCGCTCGGCCCATGAGCTGGGAATTCGGACGATCGCCGTTTACTCGCACGAGGACCGCTTCGCCCTGCACCGGCTGAAGGCCGACGAGGCGTACCAGGTGGGCAAGGCGGGCGAGCCGATCCGCAGCTACCTCGATATCGCGTCGATCGTCAATCTGGCGAGCGAGAAGGGGGTCGAGGCGATCCACCCCGGCTACGGGTTCCTGTCGGAGAACGCCGAGTTCGCCCGCGCCTGCGCGGATGCGGGCATCGTCTTCGTCGGGCCGACGCCCGAGATCCTCGACAAGCTCGGCGACAAGGTGGCGGCGCGGGCGCTCGCGAAGCAGGCCGGCGTGCCGGTGCTGGAGGGGAGCGAACCGCTCGTCCCCGGCGACGACGCCCGCAAGACCGCCGCCGCGATGGGCTTCCCGGTGATCGTCAAGGCGTCGATGGGGGGCGGCGGCCGCGGGATGCGGGTCGTCGAGAAGGCCGAGAACTTCGACGACGCGCTCGAACAGGCCCGCCGAGAGGCCCTGGCGGCGTTCGGTTGCGCCGACGCCTTCATTGAGAAGTTCATCCGCAAGGCCAAGCACATCGAGGTCCAGCTCCTCGGCGACAAGCACGGCGGCCTCGTCCACCTGTTCGAGCGCGATTGCTCGATCCAAAGGCGGCACCAGAAGGTCATCGAGATCGCCCCGTCGTTCAACCTCGACGAGAGTCTCCGCCAGGCGATCTGCGACGCCGCAATCAAGATCGGTCGGGCCGTCGGCTACGAGAACGCCGGCACCGTCGAGTTCCTGGTCGACGACGAGACCGGGACGTTCTACTTCATCGAGGTCAACCCCCGGCTCCAGGTCGAGCACACCGTCACCGAGATCGTCACCGGCGTCGACCTGGTCAAGAGCCAGATCCTGATCGCGCAGGGCGAGCCGCTGTCGAACCCGGCCATCGGCATCGACGGCCAGGACTCGGTCCACACCTCGGGCTACGCGATCCAGTGTCGGATCACGACCGAGGACCCGACCAACAACTTCATGCCCGACTACGGGCGGATCACCCACTACCGGTCGTCCGGCGGCCCGGGGCTGCGGCTCGACGGCGGCTCGGCGACCTCGGGCGCGATCATCACGCCGTTCTACGACTCGCTGCTGGTGAAGGTCTCGGCCTACGCCCGGCGGTTCGAGGACGCGGCCTCTAAGATGGAACGGGCGCTCCAGGAGTACCGGATTCGCGGGGTCAAAACCAACATCCCGTTCCTCCTGAACGTGATCACGAACCCCGAGTTCCTCGCCGGCCGGTGCACGACGCGGTTCATCGATTCGACGCCCGAACTGTTCCAGTTCGAGGCGCGTCGCGACCGGGCGACCAAGCTTTTGAGCTACGCGGCCGACGTCGTGGTCAACGGCTTTCCGGGCGTGAAGCGCGACGCGTCGCGGGTCCTCCCGACCGAGCCGGCGATCCCGGCCTACAACCACGGCGAGACGATCCCCGACGGCTCGCGGCAGCGGTTCAAGGCGATGGGGCCCGAGGGGTTCTCGAAGTGGATTCGCGACCAGAAGCCGCTTTTGGTCACCGACACCTCGTTCCGCGACGCCCACCAGTCGCTGCTGGCCACCCGGCTGCGGACCCGCGACATGCTCCGGATCGCCGAGGTCTACGCGCACCGGCTGCCCCAGTTGTTCTCGATCGAGATGTGGGGCGGCGCGACGTTCGACACCTCGATGCGGTTCCTCAAGGAAGACCCGTGGGAGCGGCTGGCCGCCCTCCGCGAGCGGATTCCCAACATCCTCTTCCAGATGCTGTTCCGGGGCTCGAACGCCGTCGGCTACACGAGCTATCCCGACAACGTAGTGACCGAGTTCGTCAAGGAGTCGACGGCCTCCGGCATCGACCTGTTCCGCGTCTTCGACTCGCTGAACTGGGTGCCGAACATGGCGCACGCCATCGAGGCGATCCGCCAGGCCGGCGGCCTTTGCGAGGCGGCCATCTGCTACACCGGCGACCTCCTCGACGCCAGGCGTCCCAAGTACGATCTGAAGTACTACGTGTCGATGGCCAAGGACCTGGAGAAGCGCGGGGCGAACCTGATCGCCGTCAAGGACATGGCCGGGCTTTGCAAGCCGTACGCGGCCGTCAAGCTGGTCGAGACGCTCCGCCAGGAGGTCGGCCTGCCGATCCACTTCCACACCCACGACATCGGCGGCGCGCAAGCCGCCAGCGTGTTGATGTCGGCCGCGGTGGGTCTTGACGTCGCCGACGGCGCCGTCGCCTCGATGTCGGGCCTGACCTCGCAGCCGAGCCTCAACGCGATCGTCGAATCGCTCCGGTTCACCGACCGCGACACCGGCGTCGACCACCAGACCTTGATCGACGTCAGCCGGTACTGGGAAGAGGTCCGCAAGCTCTACGCCCCGTTCGAGTCCGGCCCGAAGTCGTCCGCCGCCGACCTCTACGATCTGGAAATGCCCGGCGGCCAGTACACGAACCTCTACCAGCAGGCCGCCGGCCTGGGCCTGGCCCCGCGCTGGATCGAGGTCTGCAACGCCTACACCGAGGTCAACCAGATGTTCGGCGACATCGTCAAGGTGACGCCGTCGTCGAAGGTCGTCGGCGACATGGCGTTGTTCCTCGTGGCCAACAACCTGACGCCCGACGACGTCGTCGACCCCGACCGCGAACTCGCCTTCCCCGACAGCGTCGTCGAGTTCATGGAAGGCCGCCTCGGCCAGCCCCCCGGCGGCTTCCCGCCGGCGCTCCAGGAACGCATCCTCAAGGGCCGTCCCCCGCTCACCGACCGCCCCGGCGCGAACCTGCCGCCGGCCGACTTCGAAGCCACCCGCGCCAAGGTCGCCGAGCTGAAGGGGGACGTCGAGGCCGCCGACGTCTCGAACCGCGACGTCCTCAGCTACCTGATCTATCCCCGCGTCTACCCCGACCTCGTCACCCACGAGCAGACGTATTCCGACACGTCGGTCCTGCCCACGCCGCTGTTCTTCTACGGCGCCGAGGCCGGCGAGGAGAACGCGTTCGAGATCGAGCCGGGCAAGACGCTGATCGTCAAGCTGCTGGCCGTGGGCGAGCCCCACGCCGACGGCAAGCGGACCGTCTTCTTCGAGCTGAACGGCCAGCCGCGCGAGGTCGAGACGACCGACCGCTCGCTCGCCTCGTCGGTGATCGAGACCCCCAAGGCCGACCCCAACGACCCGCTCCAGATCGGCGCCCCCCTGCCCGGCCTGATCGTCCGCGTGTCGGTCGCCGTCGGCGACCCGGTCCGCAAGGGGCAGAAGCTGTTCTCGATCGAAGCCATGAAGATGGAGACCACCGTCACCGCCGACCGCGCCGGCCGCGTCGTCGAACTCCCCGCCACCGTCGGCCTCCAGGTCAAAGCCGGCGACCTGCTGCTGAAGCTCGCGGAGAGCTGA
- a CDS encoding carbonic anhydrase — translation MNHETMLPRTHRRLILASCLPLITACALCVVASQVVGEDKPAPGPSPAECLKLLKDGNARYVADQRRFANLDRKRIAETAAAQFPFATVLGCSDSRVPIEHLFDAGIGDLFVVRVAGNVCSDHEGGSIEYAVSHLKTPLVVVMGHTACGAVTAVVENATTGRSFRHLSEHIIPAYREAWSEHPDLGHDDLITETVRHNVRRAIADLIKGSPLVRSRVASGELKVVGAVYNLKTGGVDWLDEKGVPPSP, via the coding sequence ATGAACCACGAAACCATGCTTCCTCGCACTCATCGCCGGCTGATCTTGGCGTCATGCCTCCCCCTGATTACGGCCTGCGCCCTCTGCGTTGTAGCGTCGCAGGTCGTCGGCGAGGACAAACCGGCACCCGGCCCCTCGCCGGCGGAGTGCCTGAAACTCCTGAAGGACGGCAACGCCCGTTACGTCGCCGATCAACGGCGATTCGCCAACCTCGATCGCAAGCGGATCGCCGAGACGGCGGCGGCCCAGTTCCCGTTCGCCACGGTGCTGGGATGTTCCGACTCGCGAGTCCCGATCGAACACCTCTTCGACGCCGGGATCGGCGACCTCTTCGTCGTGAGGGTCGCCGGCAACGTCTGCTCGGACCACGAGGGTGGTTCGATCGAGTACGCTGTCAGCCACCTCAAGACGCCGCTGGTCGTCGTGATGGGGCACACAGCCTGCGGGGCGGTCACGGCGGTCGTCGAGAACGCCACCACGGGGAGGAGCTTCCGTCACCTCTCCGAGCACATCATCCCGGCCTACCGGGAGGCCTGGAGCGAACACCCCGACCTGGGACACGACGACCTGATCACCGAGACGGTCCGGCATAACGTCCGGCGGGCGATAGCCGACCTGATCAAGGGCAGCCCGCTCGTCCGGTCACGGGTCGCATCGGGCGAGTTGAAGGTCGTCGGTGCGGTCTACAACCTGAAGACCGGGGGGGTCGACTGGCTCGACGAGAAGGGGGTGCCGCCGTCGCCTTGA
- a CDS encoding class I SAM-dependent methyltransferase — MNQPSDASLLIFGSSAAEFQRCSGMNLIKPIVRRLLSPGEIAALRTLQTERAIASYHRSGLRRIRKQSLLRPARLNLGSGRHRKEGFLNVDLFPGGDVTLDLRLGLPFESDCCELIFSEHCFEHIDYPEPISLLFRECLRVLKPGGEFRFSVPGTEWPLTDYREGAEAPYFKACREHGWHPETCTTRLEHINYHFRQGTEHRFAYDLETAEKVLKAAGFIDVRPRAFDPSLDSKHRELGSLFVSARKPASQGTHAEVVG; from the coding sequence TTGAACCAACCATCCGACGCCTCGCTGCTCATCTTCGGTTCCTCGGCCGCCGAATTTCAGAGGTGCAGTGGTATGAACCTTATCAAGCCTATCGTGCGACGGCTGTTGTCTCCGGGAGAAATCGCCGCGCTGCGGACTCTTCAGACGGAACGGGCCATCGCTTCCTATCACCGGTCTGGGCTTCGTCGAATCCGTAAGCAGTCCTTGCTGCGACCGGCAAGGCTCAACCTGGGTTCCGGACGTCACCGCAAGGAGGGATTTCTGAACGTCGATCTTTTCCCTGGTGGGGATGTCACACTCGACCTCAGGCTGGGGCTGCCGTTCGAATCCGACTGCTGTGAGCTCATCTTTTCGGAGCACTGCTTCGAGCATATCGACTACCCCGAACCGATCTCTTTACTGTTCCGAGAGTGCCTGCGGGTGCTCAAGCCCGGTGGCGAATTCCGGTTCAGCGTGCCCGGCACGGAGTGGCCGCTGACCGACTACCGCGAAGGGGCTGAAGCCCCTTACTTCAAGGCGTGCCGCGAGCATGGGTGGCACCCCGAGACTTGTACGACTCGACTGGAGCACATCAACTACCATTTTCGCCAGGGGACGGAACATCGATTTGCGTACGACCTGGAGACGGCTGAGAAAGTGCTGAAAGCGGCCGGATTCATCGACGTCCGCCCGCGCGCCTTCGATCCATCGCTCGACTCGAAACACCGCGAACTCGGCAGTCTGTTCGTGTCCGCCCGAAAGCCCGCCTCTCAAGGAACTCACGCCGAGGTCGTCGGGTAG
- a CDS encoding YpsA SLOG family protein yields MKLKILSGGQSGVDQAALRAAKRLGLATGGAMPQGWLTEDGPRPEFAAMYGMVEAPTPGYPARTFRNARDAVMTQWIGPAVSSGHLRDKPYWWQYGRPFYPTSDLSALSAVEQAGIMVEQLACFPSDEIVLTIAGPRESLFPGIGAKARVFLMMFLHEVANSRLFS; encoded by the coding sequence GTGAAACTCAAGATCCTATCGGGCGGGCAGAGCGGCGTGGACCAGGCGGCGCTTCGCGCGGCGAAGCGGCTGGGCCTGGCGACCGGCGGGGCGATGCCCCAGGGCTGGTTGACCGAGGACGGCCCCCGCCCCGAGTTCGCCGCGATGTACGGGATGGTCGAGGCTCCGACGCCAGGCTACCCGGCTCGCACGTTTCGGAACGCGCGCGACGCCGTGATGACGCAGTGGATCGGCCCGGCGGTCTCATCGGGCCATCTCCGAGACAAGCCGTACTGGTGGCAGTATGGGAGGCCGTTCTATCCGACCAGCGACCTCTCGGCGCTCTCCGCCGTCGAGCAAGCAGGGATCATGGTGGAACAACTGGCTTGTTTTCCGAGCGATGAGATCGTTCTCACCATCGCCGGCCCCAGGGAAAGCCTCTTCCCCGGGATTGGAGCGAAGGCCAGGGTTTTCCTGATGATGTTCCTCCACGAGGTGGCGAACAGTCGGTTGTTCAGTTAG
- a CDS encoding fumarylacetoacetate hydrolase family protein — MRVCRFRFDDLILTGFYGDDVVIPLDQAAEMYSRETGCELLLPSTEDLLDLLPPAGESYALARELDAWIEGLDVMDRDELTIPCDEVRLLVPLPNPSKLLFLAGNYAKHVAERGGTAAEREETFPYVFMKPPSTTLTHPGDPIEIPTASPDQIDWECELGVVIGRRCRDVTEAEALDYVAGYTVVNDISDRGFRPNPGRKTRDRDKFFDWQHGKWHDTFCPMGPCILSADAVDDPQDLPIKLTVNGQIKQEATTAEMVFPVAAVIAFLSQFVTLEPGDVIATGTPSGVGSATGTYLKPGDLVRATIAPIGTLENPVEAETEEDY; from the coding sequence ATGCGCGTTTGTCGGTTCCGGTTCGACGACTTGATCTTGACGGGGTTTTACGGCGACGACGTGGTGATCCCGCTCGACCAGGCGGCCGAGATGTACAGCCGCGAGACCGGGTGTGAGCTGTTGTTGCCGTCGACGGAGGATCTGCTCGACCTGCTGCCGCCGGCGGGCGAGTCGTACGCCTTGGCCCGCGAGCTGGACGCCTGGATCGAGGGGCTCGACGTGATGGATCGGGACGAGCTGACGATCCCTTGCGACGAGGTGCGGCTGCTCGTGCCGCTGCCGAACCCGTCGAAGCTCCTGTTTCTGGCCGGCAATTACGCCAAGCACGTCGCCGAGCGCGGGGGGACCGCCGCCGAGCGCGAGGAGACGTTCCCTTACGTCTTCATGAAGCCGCCGAGCACCACGCTGACCCATCCGGGCGACCCGATCGAGATCCCCACCGCCTCGCCCGACCAGATCGACTGGGAGTGCGAGTTGGGCGTCGTGATCGGCCGCCGCTGCCGCGACGTGACGGAGGCCGAGGCGCTCGATTACGTGGCGGGCTACACGGTGGTCAACGATATCAGCGACCGCGGGTTCCGGCCCAACCCGGGGCGGAAGACCCGCGATCGCGACAAGTTCTTCGACTGGCAGCACGGCAAGTGGCACGACACGTTCTGCCCCATGGGCCCCTGCATCCTCTCGGCCGACGCCGTCGACGACCCCCAGGACCTGCCGATCAAGCTGACGGTCAACGGCCAGATCAAGCAGGAAGCGACGACCGCCGAGATGGTCTTCCCCGTCGCCGCCGTGATCGCGTTCCTCTCCCAGTTCGTGACCCTGGAGCCCGGCGACGTGATCGCCACCGGCACCCCCTCCGGCGTCGGCTCGGCCACCGGCACCTACCTCAAGCCCGGCGACCTCGTCCGCGCGACCATCGCCCCGATCGGAACCCTCGAAAACCCGGTCGAGGCCGAGACCGAAGAGGATTATTAA
- a CDS encoding FkbM family methyltransferase, translating into MASDLSSVEPEPGSPEARLDRWVRKLKEDGLRRILSRRFAYQRYKIRVGSERLYMRAFARYIKATGNRVKAYGLEFAVESPAVSYEQKYRLYTLEYEFDEIRLLKEHLDPSLPTVEFGGSIGIVACITNRSLQRPAEHVVVEANPRVVPVLEENRKINDCRFEIIQAAVGYGGPTVDFYFGDNCMTGSTCHPDREKSTVPTVNLKSILDDRGFERINLIVDIEGAEIAMVANELETIKQRVQLLIVETHERFLRKGETALMIQALENAGLAIVAGDRAEPFVLAFRNRNLDGGSAS; encoded by the coding sequence ATGGCGAGCGATTTGAGCAGCGTCGAACCGGAGCCCGGATCGCCGGAAGCGCGGCTTGATCGCTGGGTCCGCAAGCTCAAGGAGGACGGGCTCCGTCGAATCCTTTCCCGGCGTTTTGCGTACCAGCGGTACAAAATCAGGGTCGGTTCCGAGCGGCTGTACATGCGGGCCTTCGCCCGCTACATCAAGGCGACCGGTAATCGGGTGAAGGCCTACGGGCTCGAGTTCGCCGTCGAGTCCCCGGCCGTTTCGTACGAGCAGAAGTACCGGCTCTACACCTTGGAATACGAGTTCGACGAGATCCGGCTCCTCAAGGAACACTTGGACCCGTCGCTGCCGACGGTCGAGTTCGGCGGGTCGATCGGGATCGTGGCCTGCATCACCAACCGCAGCCTCCAGCGGCCGGCCGAGCACGTCGTCGTCGAGGCCAACCCTCGGGTCGTCCCGGTGCTCGAGGAGAATCGCAAGATCAACGACTGCCGGTTCGAGATCATCCAAGCGGCGGTCGGCTACGGCGGTCCCACGGTCGACTTCTATTTCGGCGACAACTGCATGACCGGCTCAACCTGCCACCCCGACCGCGAGAAGAGCACCGTCCCCACGGTCAACCTGAAATCGATCCTCGACGACCGCGGCTTCGAGCGGATCAACCTGATCGTCGACATCGAGGGCGCCGAAATCGCGATGGTCGCCAACGAACTCGAGACCATCAAGCAACGGGTCCAGCTCCTCATCGTCGAGACCCACGAGCGCTTCCTCCGGAAAGGCGAGACCGCCCTGATGATCCAAGCCCTGGAGAACGCGGGCCTGGCGATCGTCGCCGGCGACCGCGCCGAGCCGTTCGTGCTCGCGTTCCGTAATCGCAACCTCGACGGCGGGTCCGCGTCGTAA
- a CDS encoding arylsulfatase: protein MARLRRFAVGFGLAVLGLGCATASAAEAPGRRPNIVVVLCDDMGYSDIGCYGGEHATPNLDALASKGVRFTQFYNTARCCPTRASLLTGLYPHQAGIGHMTNDRGRDGYRGVLNRNSVTIAEALKPAGYRTYMTGKWHVTPGLGPDADRRTWPLGRGFEKFYGTIAGAGSFYDPAALVRQNALITPENDPEYKPESYYYTDAITDNAVRYLKDHQTESPDKPFFLYVAYTAAHWPMHAPEAAVAKYKGKFDAGYGPLRAARFERMKASGLLSADADFAPGSDDWDAVPDKAWEARAKEVYAAMIEIMDAGVGRIVGQLKQANQLDDTLILFLQDNGACAENQGRTENKAPAPDDLRPLGPDGLQTRVTPPMQTRDGRWVRTGPGVLAGPADTYIAYGRGWANVSNTPFREYKHWTHEGGISTPLIAHWPTGIKPGRAGAFERQPGHLIDVMATCVDLAGASYPTEKDGKPIKPREGVSLRPAFNGEPLARTQPLFWEHEGNRAVRDGDWKLVAKENESWELYNIAADRAEQHNLASSQPERVKDLAAQWDAYAARADVLPLGAWRAEGGAQGPLSTKKRFALEPNAQLARAQAPAVANKGFTITAKIEADDDHPKGVIVAQGGTALGYALFLAESRPRFLVRTPEAASRIVGPKLSPGAHTVVAKLDHSGALTLTIDGAPAADPVPGKLIPRQPGDGLQVGRDDNAAVGPYATPNAYDGTIHSVVVDLDDK, encoded by the coding sequence ATGGCGAGGTTGCGACGGTTCGCGGTGGGCTTTGGGTTGGCGGTGTTGGGACTCGGGTGCGCGACGGCCTCGGCGGCGGAAGCTCCGGGGCGGAGGCCGAACATCGTGGTGGTCCTGTGCGACGACATGGGGTATTCGGACATCGGCTGCTACGGCGGCGAGCACGCGACGCCAAACCTCGACGCCCTGGCCTCGAAGGGGGTCCGGTTCACGCAGTTCTACAACACCGCCCGCTGCTGCCCGACGCGCGCCTCGCTGCTGACGGGCCTGTATCCGCACCAGGCCGGGATCGGCCACATGACGAACGACCGGGGCCGCGACGGCTACCGGGGGGTGTTGAACCGGAACTCGGTGACGATCGCCGAGGCGCTCAAGCCGGCGGGCTATCGGACGTACATGACCGGCAAGTGGCACGTCACGCCAGGGCTCGGCCCCGACGCCGACCGCCGCACCTGGCCCTTGGGCCGGGGTTTTGAGAAGTTCTACGGCACGATCGCCGGCGCGGGGAGCTTTTACGACCCGGCCGCCCTGGTCCGCCAGAACGCGCTGATCACGCCCGAGAACGACCCCGAGTACAAGCCCGAGTCGTACTACTACACCGACGCGATCACCGACAACGCCGTCCGCTACCTCAAGGACCATCAGACCGAGTCGCCCGACAAGCCGTTCTTCCTGTACGTCGCCTACACGGCGGCCCACTGGCCGATGCACGCCCCCGAGGCGGCCGTCGCCAAGTACAAGGGCAAGTTCGACGCCGGCTACGGGCCGCTCCGCGCGGCTCGGTTCGAGCGCATGAAGGCGAGCGGCCTGCTCTCCGCCGACGCCGATTTCGCCCCCGGCTCCGACGACTGGGACGCCGTGCCCGACAAGGCCTGGGAAGCCCGCGCGAAGGAAGTGTACGCGGCGATGATCGAGATCATGGACGCCGGCGTCGGCCGGATCGTCGGCCAGTTGAAGCAGGCGAACCAGCTCGACGACACGCTCATCCTCTTCCTCCAGGACAACGGCGCCTGCGCCGAGAACCAGGGACGGACCGAGAACAAGGCGCCCGCCCCCGACGACCTGAGACCGCTCGGCCCCGACGGCCTCCAGACCCGAGTGACGCCGCCGATGCAGACCCGCGACGGCCGCTGGGTGCGGACCGGCCCCGGCGTGCTGGCCGGTCCGGCCGACACCTACATCGCCTACGGCCGGGGCTGGGCGAACGTCAGCAACACCCCGTTCCGCGAGTACAAGCACTGGACCCACGAAGGGGGGATCTCGACCCCGTTGATCGCCCACTGGCCCACCGGGATCAAGCCCGGGCGCGCGGGGGCGTTCGAGCGTCAGCCGGGGCACCTGATCGACGTGATGGCCACCTGCGTCGACCTCGCCGGCGCGTCGTACCCGACCGAGAAGGACGGCAAGCCGATCAAGCCGCGCGAGGGGGTGAGCCTCCGCCCGGCGTTCAACGGCGAGCCGCTGGCGCGCACGCAGCCCCTCTTCTGGGAGCACGAAGGCAACCGCGCCGTCCGCGACGGCGACTGGAAGCTGGTGGCCAAGGAGAACGAGTCGTGGGAACTGTACAACATCGCCGCCGACCGCGCCGAGCAGCATAACCTGGCGTCATCGCAGCCCGAACGCGTCAAGGACCTCGCCGCCCAGTGGGACGCCTACGCCGCCCGCGCCGACGTCCTCCCCCTTGGCGCCTGGCGGGCCGAAGGGGGCGCGCAGGGGCCGTTGAGCACCAAGAAGCGGTTCGCTCTCGAACCCAACGCCCAGCTGGCCCGAGCCCAGGCCCCGGCCGTCGCGAACAAGGGATTCACGATCACGGCAAAGATCGAGGCCGACGACGATCATCCCAAGGGCGTGATCGTCGCCCAGGGGGGCACGGCCCTCGGCTACGCGCTGTTCCTGGCTGAAAGCCGCCCTCGGTTCCTGGTCCGCACCCCCGAGGCCGCCTCCCGGATCGTCGGCCCCAAGCTCTCGCCCGGCGCGCACACCGTCGTCGCCAAACTCGACCACTCGGGCGCGCTGACCCTGACCATCGACGGCGCCCCCGCCGCCGACCCCGTCCCCGGCAAGCTCATCCCCCGCCAACCCGGCGACGGCCTCCAGGTCGGCCGCGACGACAACGCCGCCGTCGGCCCGTACGCAACGCCCAACGCCTACGACGGGACGATCCACTCCGTCGTCGTCGATTTGGACGACAAGTGA